In Candidatus Obscuribacterales bacterium, a genomic segment contains:
- a CDS encoding adenylyltransferase/cytidyltransferase family protein, with protein sequence MIGVYSLAELQAAIAREPDRWRPLVFTNGCFDLIHAGHVRYLQTAKALGRSLVVGLNSDRSIQGIKPQPAGLPQRPIVPEAERAEVLAALKSVDGVVLFSEPTATHLITTLQPDIYAKGGDYNIETLPEAPAVQHYGGRIELVQVEVPSSTSGIIQRILAAASPPA encoded by the coding sequence ATGATTGGAGTGTATAGTCTCGCCGAATTGCAAGCAGCGATCGCCCGTGAACCCGATCGCTGGCGACCCCTAGTTTTTACCAACGGCTGCTTTGACCTGATCCATGCTGGGCATGTGCGCTATTTGCAAACGGCCAAAGCCTTGGGGCGATCGCTTGTTGTCGGTCTCAATAGCGATCGCTCTATCCAAGGGATTAAACCCCAACCGGCCGGATTGCCCCAGCGACCGATTGTGCCGGAAGCGGAACGGGCGGAAGTGTTGGCAGCGCTGAAATCCGTCGATGGCGTGGTGCTGTTTTCAGAACCCACCGCCACGCACCTGATCACCACCCTCCAGCCCGACATCTACGCCAAAGGGGGCGACTATAACATTGAGACCTTGCCCGAAGCTCCTGCCGTCCAGCACTACGGCGGCCGCATTGAGCTGGTTCAAGTGGAAGTGCCCAGCTCCACTAGCGGCATTATTCAACGCATCCTCGCGGCAGCATCGCCCCCAGCCTAA
- a CDS encoding response regulator transcription factor, with protein sequence TRTGQLVPFIFLSSRHDVDDRIEGHRTGADDYLVKPFETKELEAKIEAQLERSRRMNAEIVRLMQQSNTEQPPAPAAPPPEPLPLTPAEERVFWEVIRGLTNKQIGDELFVSPRTVQTHLSNILSKLQLENRAQLIRFAYEHGYHPPAEPQDEDSH encoded by the coding sequence ACCCGCACCGGCCAGCTTGTGCCGTTCATCTTCCTGTCTAGCCGCCACGACGTGGATGATCGGATTGAAGGGCATCGGACTGGCGCAGACGATTATTTGGTCAAGCCCTTTGAAACCAAGGAATTGGAAGCCAAAATTGAAGCGCAACTGGAGCGATCGCGGCGGATGAATGCCGAAATTGTGCGGTTGATGCAGCAGTCCAACACAGAGCAACCACCGGCCCCCGCAGCACCGCCCCCCGAACCTCTGCCCCTGACGCCTGCCGAAGAGCGCGTCTTTTGGGAAGTGATTCGCGGCTTGACCAATAAGCAAATTGGCGATGAACTGTTTGTCAGTCCACGCACGGTGCAAACCCACCTCAGCAATATTTTGAGCAAGCTCCAGCTAGAAAATCGGGCCCAGTTGATTCGCTTTGCCTATGAGCATGGCTACCATCCTCCCGCAGAACCCCAGGATGAGGACAGCCACTAA